The following proteins are co-located in the Nerophis ophidion isolate RoL-2023_Sa linkage group LG04, RoL_Noph_v1.0, whole genome shotgun sequence genome:
- the atf5a gene encoding uncharacterized protein atf5a isoform X1 has protein sequence MTMAPPATAWKTFRVCPADPLALSHPQANPSQSQGCRGEVSEGSQHLIGDGLTDWMTEEVDFSSYLPNPPSPPSSTNASFPPSPLHNDIQVPSDLEVMTSLLQEELAQLEDYFLSEPLPEKCPRLGKCERAPQLAGPQLFSQTPYTSYAAPNPSESSPFLLTLATGELDLAGVCGGPVGRSKIPRHAPYSCGRPSTCVRKGIPDGVRFSEGYDNSLSSKVSNSGNSVFNYCCVEEDQLVGKGYCLGSAVELRKCAALLAKEDKTCCFGHNGIGEAKVAGSGFGFGASVEEPPKKEDLLMYSMREVSGGTSSSEVLTSIKTGLEVTKATVTWKAQSSEGCYLPGTPQSEAYHSFFTEQVKAESLQIGQHDLHCNFLENPSPECLLMARDSLNLESCRLIEDQCAVKYELDIISAEGGGERKQKKRDQNKTAAHRYRQRKRAELDSLEEQLHCLEGRNRELRDKAESVEREIQYVKDLLIEVYKARSQRLKQDTKA, from the exons ATGACGATGGCTCCGCCAGCTACTGCTTGGAAGACTTTTCGTGTGTGCCCGGCAGACCCCCTCGCTCTCTCTCACCCACAGGCTAACCCCAGCCAATCGCAGGGGTGCAGGGGGGAGGTGTCAGAGGGGAGTCAGCACTTAATTG GTGATGGTCTCACCGACTGGATGACGGAAGAAGTGGACTTCTCCTCATACCTCCCAAACCCTCCCTCCCCTCCTTCCTCCACCAATGCCTCCTTTCCCCCGTCACCCCTTCACAACGATATCCAGGTGCCCTCTGATTTGGAGGTCATGACCTCCTTGCTGCAAGAGGAATTAGCCCAACTGGAAGACTACTTCCTGTCAGAGCCACTGCCAGAGAAGTGTCCAAGGCTGGGAAAATGCGAAAGGGCTCCGCAGCTGGCGGGTCCTCAGCTGTTCAGCCAGACACCGTACACGTCATACGCCGCGCCCAACCCGTCGGAATCCAGTCCGTTTCTTCTCACCCTGGCAACCGGAGAACTGGACTTGGCGGGCGTGTGTGGCGGGCCTGTCGGGCGATCCAAGATTCCCAGGCACGCCCCGTATAGCTGCGGTCGCCCCAGCACATGCGTTAGGAAAGGAATTCCAGATGGTGTGAGGTTCAGTGAAGGCTACGATAACAGTTTAAGTTCCAAAGTGAGCAACTCAGGTAATTCGGTGTTTAATTACTGCTGTGTGGAAGAGGATCAGCTGGTTGGGAAAGGTTACTGTCTGGGCAGCGCGGTGGAGCTCAGAAAATGTGCTGCCTTGCTAGCAAAAGAAGACAAAACCTGCTGCTTCGGTCACAATGGCATCGGGGAGGCAAAGGTTGCCGGTAGCGGATTCGGTTTCGGGGCATCTGTGGAAGAGCCGCCAAAGAAAGAAGATCTATTGATGTATAGCATGAGAGAAGTGAGCGGAGGCACAAGTAGCAGCGAGGTGCTGACCAGCATCAAGACCGGCTTGGAGGTGACAAAAGCGACAGTTACTTGGAAAGCCCAGAGCAGTGAGGGTTGTTATCTGCCGGGAACACCCCAGTCTGAGGCCTATCATAGCTTCTTCACTGAGCAGGTCAAAGCAGAGAGTCTGCAGATAGGGCAGCATGACTTGCACTGTAACTTCCTGGAGAATCCAAGTCCGGAGTGTCTGTTGATGGCCAGGGACAGTCTGAACTTGGAGTCTTGCAGGTTGATAGAAGACCAATGTGCCGTGAAATACGAATTGGACATCATCTCCGCAGAAGGCGGAGGAGAGCGCAAACAGAAGAAGAGAGATCAGAACAAAACCGCCGCTCACAG GTATCGCCAAAGAAAAAGGGCGGAGCTGGATTCTTTAGAAGAGCAGCTGCATTGCCTGGAAGGGAGGAACCGCGAGCTGCGGGACAAGGCAGAGTCCGTGGAGCGTGAAATCCAGTACGTCAAAGACCTCCTGATCGAAGTTTACAAGGCCAGAAGCCAAAGACTCAAGCAGGACACAAAAGCTTAA
- the atf5a gene encoding uncharacterized protein atf5a isoform X2, whose amino-acid sequence MTEEVDFSSYLPNPPSPPSSTNASFPPSPLHNDIQVPSDLEVMTSLLQEELAQLEDYFLSEPLPEKCPRLGKCERAPQLAGPQLFSQTPYTSYAAPNPSESSPFLLTLATGELDLAGVCGGPVGRSKIPRHAPYSCGRPSTCVRKGIPDGVRFSEGYDNSLSSKVSNSGNSVFNYCCVEEDQLVGKGYCLGSAVELRKCAALLAKEDKTCCFGHNGIGEAKVAGSGFGFGASVEEPPKKEDLLMYSMREVSGGTSSSEVLTSIKTGLEVTKATVTWKAQSSEGCYLPGTPQSEAYHSFFTEQVKAESLQIGQHDLHCNFLENPSPECLLMARDSLNLESCRLIEDQCAVKYELDIISAEGGGERKQKKRDQNKTAAHRYRQRKRAELDSLEEQLHCLEGRNRELRDKAESVEREIQYVKDLLIEVYKARSQRLKQDTKA is encoded by the exons ATGACGGAAGAAGTGGACTTCTCCTCATACCTCCCAAACCCTCCCTCCCCTCCTTCCTCCACCAATGCCTCCTTTCCCCCGTCACCCCTTCACAACGATATCCAGGTGCCCTCTGATTTGGAGGTCATGACCTCCTTGCTGCAAGAGGAATTAGCCCAACTGGAAGACTACTTCCTGTCAGAGCCACTGCCAGAGAAGTGTCCAAGGCTGGGAAAATGCGAAAGGGCTCCGCAGCTGGCGGGTCCTCAGCTGTTCAGCCAGACACCGTACACGTCATACGCCGCGCCCAACCCGTCGGAATCCAGTCCGTTTCTTCTCACCCTGGCAACCGGAGAACTGGACTTGGCGGGCGTGTGTGGCGGGCCTGTCGGGCGATCCAAGATTCCCAGGCACGCCCCGTATAGCTGCGGTCGCCCCAGCACATGCGTTAGGAAAGGAATTCCAGATGGTGTGAGGTTCAGTGAAGGCTACGATAACAGTTTAAGTTCCAAAGTGAGCAACTCAGGTAATTCGGTGTTTAATTACTGCTGTGTGGAAGAGGATCAGCTGGTTGGGAAAGGTTACTGTCTGGGCAGCGCGGTGGAGCTCAGAAAATGTGCTGCCTTGCTAGCAAAAGAAGACAAAACCTGCTGCTTCGGTCACAATGGCATCGGGGAGGCAAAGGTTGCCGGTAGCGGATTCGGTTTCGGGGCATCTGTGGAAGAGCCGCCAAAGAAAGAAGATCTATTGATGTATAGCATGAGAGAAGTGAGCGGAGGCACAAGTAGCAGCGAGGTGCTGACCAGCATCAAGACCGGCTTGGAGGTGACAAAAGCGACAGTTACTTGGAAAGCCCAGAGCAGTGAGGGTTGTTATCTGCCGGGAACACCCCAGTCTGAGGCCTATCATAGCTTCTTCACTGAGCAGGTCAAAGCAGAGAGTCTGCAGATAGGGCAGCATGACTTGCACTGTAACTTCCTGGAGAATCCAAGTCCGGAGTGTCTGTTGATGGCCAGGGACAGTCTGAACTTGGAGTCTTGCAGGTTGATAGAAGACCAATGTGCCGTGAAATACGAATTGGACATCATCTCCGCAGAAGGCGGAGGAGAGCGCAAACAGAAGAAGAGAGATCAGAACAAAACCGCCGCTCACAG GTATCGCCAAAGAAAAAGGGCGGAGCTGGATTCTTTAGAAGAGCAGCTGCATTGCCTGGAAGGGAGGAACCGCGAGCTGCGGGACAAGGCAGAGTCCGTGGAGCGTGAAATCCAGTACGTCAAAGACCTCCTGATCGAAGTTTACAAGGCCAGAAGCCAAAGACTCAAGCAGGACACAAAAGCTTAA